The genomic DNA CCGCGCGCGCGACCACGGCCTGCGAGCCCATCACCGCGGCCGTCACGGCGGCCATCACGATCTCCACCACCGGGGCGGAGTCGTCGCCGACCACGGCCGCCACCACCGTCAGCGCGGTCAGGGTCACCGCGCCGAGCGTCAGCAGCACCGTCACCGTGTGATGCCACCCGGTGCCGCGGGCGGCCCGCGGCTTGCGCAAAGCCAGCCCAGCCACCCACGCGGCGGCGGTGAACGCCGCCAGCGCGATGGCCGGGCCCAGCACCGGCAGGTCGTCGGCTCCGGCGACGCCCATGCCCAGGATCACGATGTTGCCGGTCATGTTCCCGGTGAACACCCGGTCCAGGGCCAGGAACCCCACCGCATCGACCACGCCGGTGACAAAAGTCAGGGCGATCGTCAGGAACAGCGCGGTCTGGGCCCGTTTGGCGTCGGTCATGCCTGTCAGAAAACCAGAATCGCGAACACCGTGGACAGGATGAGGCCCGACATCACCGGGATGAAGCACTTGCGGGCCAGCGTCAACACCGGCACCCGGGCGAAACCGGCCACCGCGATCAACGACGACCAGGCCACCAGGGTGCCGCCGCCGGACCAGATGTTGCCCATCTGGCCGATCGCGGCCAGGGTGGCGGGATCCATGCCCGCGGCCGGACCCAGCGCACCCGCCAGTGAGCCGGTCAGCGGCAGACCGCTGAAACCGGAGCCGTCGAGCCCCGCCACCACACCGACCAGCAGTACACCGAAACCGAGCACGAACGGGCTCGGTGTCACGTGCGCCATGGCGGCGCTGATCAGGTCGAACAGGAACGCGGGACCGGTGGCGTCGGAGCCCATGCCGAGCACCCGCGCAGAGAAGTCACCACTGCCGATGAAGAAGAACCCGGCGATGGGCAGCACGATGCCCATCGCCTTGAACGCGAACACCAGGCCGTCGATGATGTGGCGCGACGAGCTCTCGAGGAAGTCGCGCCGGTCATTGGTGGCACTGGCTGCGAACAGCAGCATCGCTGCGATCCCGCCGACGATGCCCGCGGCGTCACCGCCCTGCAGCGGAGGCACCAGGTCGGTGAACTTGCCCACGAGCAGATACACGATGAACGCGAAGTACGCCGCCGGAACCAGGACGGCAAACGTCTTGGCTGCCATGGTCTTCGGTGGCTCGACCACCTCCACGGCATCGGTACGGGTCAAGGTGGCGGTGCCGGAAGGACCGGTCGGGACGGGCTCGCGAGGGGTGGCTCCGCCGCCGGAACCCGGATCGGTGTCGGGAGTCTCGTCGGGCAGCCCCAGCTTGTCCGCCTTGTTCTCCCAAGCAACCAGCAGGTCCTGCGACGGCTTCTGCCAGGTGCGCCGCTGCATGAGGTAGGTGATGCCCAGGGCGACCAGGCCGACGATCAGGGAGAGCACCAGTGACTTGTCGGCCACGCTGTCGGCGTCCACTCCCGCGGCCGTCGCCGAGATCCCGGGCGCCACCTTGATGATGTAGTCCGACGAGAGCGCCATGCCCTGCCCGGCAATGGCGATCACCATGCCCACCGACAGCGGGCTCAGGCCGGCGCGGATGGCCACCGGGATCAGCACCGCACCCACCAGCGGCACCGCCGGCGTCGGCCAGAAGAACAGCGAGATCACGTAGGTGACCACTGCCAGCACGATGAAACTGCTGGTGCTGCCACGCATGATGCCCCGGAAGGGCGTCACCATCAGCTTGTCGGCGCCCATCTCCCGCAGGGCGCCCAGCATCGCGGTGATCAGCGCGATGATCAGGAAGATGTTGAACAGCTCCTGGGCGGCCACCAGTGAGGCGTTGAAGATCGACGACAAGCCGGTGACGATGCTGCCGGAGAACACCCAGGCGGTGAGCAGGGTGGCGGTGACGGCTGGAACCAGGATGTTCTTGCGCAGCGCCATCGTGATGAGGATGACGACGATGCCTGCCAGATATATCCAGTGTGCGGCGGTGAGTTGTGCGTCCATCGGCGAGGTCTTTCGTTACAACTGCTCGTGGGCTGTGCAGTTTGATTGCAGGAATGCTCGGCTCGATGACCGTGGGGGTCAACGAGCACAGTGCACACCGTTGTGATCTCCACCATGTGCAATATGCGCTACGCAAGGCGACGGTGTGACAGCGCGTTTCGCCCAGGTAAACATGCCAACATCACACCACCGGGGCGGAAATCGCGGGCCGTTTCGCACCTCACGGCGCTGGTCATGTTGACCTGTTGAAGCCTTCTGGGGTGTGCATATCCTCCTGGGCGGGAGCTGCCATCTCCCGGTAGTGGGTGAGACAGTTGTCAGGACATGACTGACACCGACACCCGGGCCGATGCCGCCGGCACCACCGGTGATGGCACACCGCTGGGGCTGGCCGCCTTGCTGTCGGGCACCTTGCTCGGCACGCTGAGCAACAACATCGTCAACGTGCCGCTGCCCGCCATGCTGGCCGATTTCGACGCCCCCTTGAGCAGCGGGGTGTTCGTGGTGGTCGGGTTCCTGCTCACCTTCACCGCGACCATGCCGCTGGTGGGCTGGATCGGGGACCGGTTCGGCCGGCGGCGGGTGTACCTGCTGGCTCTGGTGGGCACCGCGGTCTGCGCCATCGGTGCGGCCACCGCGCCCACGTTGCCGGTGCTGATCGCCTGGCGCTGTGCCGGCGGGGTGGTGGCGGCGGCCTTCGGCCCCGCCGTGATGGGTCTGCTGCAGTGGATGTTCTCCGGAGAGCGCCGCGCCAGGGCCGTCGGGTTGTGGGCGTCGGTCAATGGCATCGGGCAGGCGGTCGGCCCTTCGATGGGCGGCTTCATCGCCGACGCCTGGGGGTGGCGCTGGGTGTTCGTGCCGCTGGTCCCGGTGGCGCTGGCCGGGCTGATCGGCACCCTGCGCCACGTTCCCGTGCACCCCGGCACCCGGATGCGGTTCGACCTGCTCGGCGCGATCGGGCTGACGCTGGGCTCGGGACTGCTGATCCTCGGTATCGCCCTGGTGCCACAGCCGTCCGGGGCGGTGCCGGCCGCGGCCCTGATCGCCGCGGCCGCCGCGGTGCTGGCCCTGTTCTGGTGGCACTGCCTGCGTGCTGAGCATCCGTTCGTCGACGTGCGGTTGGTTCGCGAGGCCCGGTTCGTGCGCAGTTCGCTGGCGGCGTTCGCGATGATGTTCAGCCTCGGGGCCGTGCTGCTGTCGGTGCCGCTGTTCCTCACCGGTGCGGGCCGGTCTGCGTCGGTGTCGGGGCTGGTGCTGCTGGTGGTGCCGGCCACCATGGTGTTGCTGGGCCCGCCGGTGGGCCGGTACATGGACCGGCTGCGTCCCCGCCGGGTGCTGCGCACCGGACTGGTGCTGCTGGCGGCCGGTCAGGTGGGCCTCGCAGCAGCCATGGGTGGGCAGGTTCCGCTCGGGGTTCTGGTCGCCATCCTGGCGCTAACCGGGGTCGGCATCGCGTTGGTCCAGACCCCGGCCGCCACCGGCGCCACCCGCTCGCCGGCCGGGGCCCAGGGCACCGGGCTGGGGCTGTACAACCTGATCCGGTTCAGCGGGTCGGGCATGGGCGCGGCGTGGGTGGCCATCGCCCTCGGCCTGGCCGGCTACCCGCTGCTGTTCGCGGGGGCCGCCGTGGTGGTGGCCTTGGGATTCATCGGGTCGTTCTTCGGGCCGGACCCGGCCTAACGGAAGCTCGCCTCACGGTCGACGGCCGCGCGCACCTCGGTGAGCATGTCGAGGCGGATGGCCAGCCAGACCGTGAACTGGTTCTCCGGTGCCCGGATGTCGAGCCCGATGATCCGCGACACCCGGTCCAGCTTGGCCAGCATGGTGTTGCGGTGCACGTCGAGGGTGCGGGCGGTCGCGTTGACGTTGCCGCCGTGCTCCAGGTAGCGGGTGAGCGTCTCCAGCAGGTCCGGAGACGAGCGCAGCGGTGTGACGATCTCGGCCAGCAGCGCCCGGCTGTGCTCGGTCTCGGCGATGTCGGCCAGCACCGTGAAGCTGCGCAACTGCTGGTAGGACGTGGCGCCGGTGCGGCCCAGTCGGCGGGCGATGCCCAGGGCCACCCGGGCTTCCCGGTAGCTGTCGGAGACGTCGCCGGCGCCGCGTGCCGGCCTGCCGTAGGCGACAGCCACGGGGGTGCCGCGGCGCTTGCGGAGCTCCGCGGTCATGGCCTCGGCGTAGTCGGTCATCTCGGTCCGCATCGCCGCGTTGTCCTGCCCGCGCAGCGACCGGACCACCACCAGGACGTCACCGATGACGGTGACGTAGGACTGCACCAGCGGGTCGGGGGACACCCCGGCGGCATAACGGGCCAGCCGGACCATGCTGGCGGCGGGGTTGTCCACCCCGTGGGGCAGCACGCCCGGTGCGACGAAAACACCGAAGCAGCTGTCGATGTCGATCTCGTGGTGCTCGGCGCGGGCCCGCATGTCGTGGTCGCTGGAGAAGCTGCCATGCACCAGGGCCTGGACAAAATCGCCGCGGGCCCGTTCCTCGGCCTCGTCGACGCTGTGCTGGCGCAGCATCTCCGAGCCGATGATGGCCGTGGCCTGCTCGGTGACGACGATGTGGCGGGCGGTGTCGTGTGCACCGGGTTCGGCACCGGGTACCAACACCAGCACCCAGCCCTCGAACGCCTTGCCGAGTCGGATCGCGCTGGCGATCACCGTCCACGGGCTGTTGTTCGGTCCCGCAACACGTTCCACGCGGGTGTCGTGTCCACTGTGGCGCCGCGAGGCCGGCAGGTCGGCGGACAGCATCACCACCACCGACTCGCTGAGCTGGGCCACCGCGTCGTCGGCGAGCCCGTTGTGCGCGACGACATTGCCGCGGGCGTCCAGGGCCATGGCCGGGTTGCGGGCCAGGTTCGAGACCTCGCGGATCAGCATCTCCAGGCCCGCGCCGCGGTGGAACAGCCCGGCCAGGGAGGCGTGCACGTGCGTGGAGTACCGCATCACGTGCACTTCCTGGTTGAGCGCACGCTCGGCGAGCAGCCGGTTCAGTGCGGCGAACCCGACCGGGAAACCGAGCTCGATGACCACCAGATCGGCGGGCAGCCCGGCGGACAGGAAGTCGGCGGGCAGGCTGCCGTCGACCAGCAGGGTGGTGGCGCCGCGGGCGGTCAGCGCGGTCAGGGTGCCGTGTTTGCCGAGCAGCGCCTCGGGCCGGCTGTACACCGCCACCCCGTCCAGCGGATCGGGCCGCGAGAGCACCTCGCCCAGCGGCAGCACCCACTGCAACTCGACGTGCAGCCGGTCGGCGCCCGCCAGCACCTGCGCGCCCGCCATCAGCGACTCGTCGAGCAAGCCCGCGACCGTCAGCCGGTCGTCCTCACTGGTTGCCTGCACTGTTCTCACCTGCGCTGTCTTCGGATTCGAGTGGGCCTGGTAATCGAATACACCTCGACTCAGCACACGGCCTATGTGCACTTTAACCCGTTTCCGGCCTTGTCACCGGACAACTTGGCCCTGCCACTGGGCTCGCCACGTTGGTAGAACTCTTCCCACGTCACCAACACCAGCTCAGGGATTTGTGGAGTCTCACCGGCGGTAGGCGCCGCTGACACTCCGCAAGTCGCACGAAACCGAAGCGAGGCACGCGCATGCACCAAATCCACCGGATCACCCTCGACGACGCACTGCCGCTGCTGGCGGCCGGGCGCGCGAAGGCGGAGGAGATCGGCGTCAAGCAGACCCTGTGCGTCGTCGACGACGGCGGCAATGTCCTTGCCCTACACCGTCTTCCGGGCGCCCGTCTGACCGGCGTCGACATCGCCATCGCCAAGGCGTTCACCGCCGCCGGCCACGAGCGCGCCACCCACCTGTTCAACGAACCCCCGAACGGTCCCGCGCTGCCCGGCAACGAGGCGTTCGGCATCAGCCACATGCTGCCCGGCAAGTTCGCCATCTTCGTCGGCGGCTTCCCCCTGGTGTTCGACGGGCAGATCGTCGGCGGCGTGGGCATCAGCGGCGGCAACGGCGAGCAGGACAAGGCCGTGGGCGCGGCCATGCTCGCGGAGTTCGCGGCGCTGACGTCCTCGGTGGCCCGTTAGGCCTGTGCACCATGACCGCCGCAGCGTGTTTGCGCAGGTCATTGTGTCCGTGGTCAGTGCCCGCGACGCTCACTAACGTCGACACTGCACCCGCATCGAAGCGGAATCTGTAGCACTGCAGCCCAATTCATCTTCATCCATCTGAGAGGACCGATTTCATGACCGAACTGCTGGGGCGTGACGAATTCCGCGCCGAGCTGGAGAACGCCATCAAGGGCCGCGAGGCCAAGAACGCGTCGTTCTCCAAGGCCTGGGCCGACGGCCTGCTGGAGCGTCACCATTTCGCCCGCTGGGCCGAGAACCACTTCCACTACGTCGGGCCCTTCGCCGACTACCTGGCCAACATCTACGCCAACACCCCCGATCAGTACACCGGCGCCAAGGACTTCACGCTGCAGAACATGTACGAGGAGGAGTTGGCCGACATCCGGCACACCGATCTGCTGATCAAGTTCGGCGAGGCCTGCGGCACCACCAAGGAACGCATCGAAGACCCGAACAACATGAACGCCATCACCCGCGGTCTGCAGTCCTGGTGCTACGCGGTGTCGCAGCGCGAGCACTTCGTGGTGGCCACCGCTGCCCTGGTGGTGGGCCTGGAGTCGCAGGTGCCCAGCATCTACATGAAGCAGATCGTCCCGCTGCGTGAGGTGTACAAGTTCACCGAGGACGAGATCGAGTTCTTCGACCTGCACATCACCTCGGACGTGGTGCACGGCGAGCGCGGTTACCAGATCGTGCTCGACCACGCCGACACCGTTGCCCTGCAGCAGCGTTGCCTGCAGATGGTGCGCTGGGGAGCCGAGATGCGGTTCTCCTACACCAAGGGTCTCTACGACACCTACGTCGCGCCGGAGCTGGCCAGCGTCTAGCGATTTCGGCGCGCTCGTAACCGCCCAGCGGTTACGAGCGCGCCCGAATCGCAGGAAAGGGACATCATGGGTGAGTGGATCGCGGTGGCCAGCACCAAGGAGCTGGGCCGCCGTCGCAAGCTGCGGGTCGAGGTCGACGGCACCGCCATTGCCTTGTTCGCCACTGACGGCAAGGTCTACGCGTTCGCCGATCTCTGTGTGCACCAGGACCGTTCGCTGTTCAAAGGCACACTGTTGCACGGCAAGGTGATCTGCCCCGGGCACCAGTGGCAGTTCGACCTCGAGACCGGCTACGAGGCCGACCAGGACCTGTGCCAACCCACCTTCCCGGTGCGGGTGGACGACGACGGCACCGTCTACGTCTGCAAGACCGTCCAACAGGAGATCCCCGCATGACCCGGCCCACCCATGTGCTCGTCGGCGCCGGCCAGGCGTCCGCGGTGGCCGCCCGCAACCTGCGCCGCCACGGTTTCGACGGCCGCATCGTGCTGATCGGTGACGAGCCGCACGCGCCCTACCAGCGCCCGCCGCTGTCCAAGGAGTTCCTCGCCGGCACCGACACCGAGGACTCATTGTGGATCCTGCCGGAGAAGTGGCGCACCGCCAACGACATCGACCTGATCACCGGGGCCACCGTCACGCGGGTCGACACCGCCACCGCCACAGTGGAATTGGACAACCACGCACCCATCGCCGCCGATGCCGTGCTGTTCGCCACCGGCGGCAGCCCGCGCCGGCTGCCGGTACCCGGCCCACGCCCGGACCTGGTGCACTACCTGCGCACCCTCGATGACGCCACCGGCCTGGCCCCACACCTGGCTCCGGGCCGGCGCCTGGCGATCATCGGTGCGGGCTTCATCGGCCTGGAGTTGGCCGCCACCGCCGTATCGGCCGGTGTGACGGTCACGGTGTTCGAGACCGCACCGGTCCCGCTGGAGCGCGTGCTCGGCGCCGACCTCGGCACCCTGATCACCCGCATGCACCGCGACAACGGCGTCGACGTCCGTACCGGCGCGGGTGTGGCGCACCTGCAGACGACGGCGGACGCGGTGCTGGTCGGCGATGAAGAGTTCGACGTACTCGTGATCGGCATCGGCATCACGCCGAATGTGCAGGCAGCCAACGCAACCGGACTGCACATCGACGACGGCATCGTGGTCGACGCGGCCGGGCGCACGAGTGTGCCCAACGTGTACGCCGCCGGTGACGTGGCCCGGCGCTTCTCGGCCAGGGCCGGCCGCCACATCCGGGTGGAGCACTTCGACAACGCCAGTCGCCAGGGTGTCGCCGTGGCCGGCGCCATGCTGGGCCGCGACGCGATCAACGACGACCCGCACTGGTTCTGGTCGGATCAGTTCGGCCGCAACATCCAGAGCGTCGGCTCGCTGACCGGCACCCCGGTGCTGCGTGGCGATCGCGACGGGCTGGACTTCACCGCCTTCTACCTCGACGGCGGCGCGCTGTGCGGCGCGTTCACCGTCGAACGCGGTGAGGACATCTCGGTGACCCGCGAACTGCTGGGCCGCGAGTTGGACCCCGCCGTGCTGGGAGACGAGGACACCGACCTGTGGGACCTGGCGTACGAGGACGACATCGAAGAGGTGACGGCATGATCGAGGGTTTGAACTTCATCGGCGGGAACTGGGTGCCCGCGGTGTCCGGGGCCACCTTCACCCGCAGCAACCCCGCCGACCCCGGTGACGTCATCGGCGCGTTCCCGGACTCCGGCGCCGACGACGTGCGCCTGGCCGTCGACAGCCTGGCTGCTGCTGCGCCTGCCTGGGCGGCCACCTCACCCGAGCGCCGCGCCGGTATCCTGGAAGCTGCTGCGGCGCAACTGGAGTCACGCAGCGACCAGCTGATCGCCGAGCTGGTCCGCGAAGAGGGCAAAACGCTGGCCGAGGCCACCATGGAGGTCAGCCGCACCCCGATGAACCTGCGGTTCTACGCCGCCGAGGCCACCCGCAGCTGCGGCGCCACCTATCCCGTGGCGGGGCAGACGCTGCTCTACACGGTGCGGGAGCCGATCGGCATCGTGGGCGCCATCACCCCGTGGAATTTCCCGCTCAACATCCCGTCCCGCAAGCTCGGGCCGGCGCTGGCGGTGGGAAACCCGGTGCTGTTCAAACCTTCTGAGATCACCCCGCTGATGGGGCAGCGGCTGGTGGAAGCCCTGCTGGCCGGGGGACTGCCGCCGGAGGTCATCGCGCTGGTGCAGGGCGGCGGGGCCGCCGGTGCCGCCGTGGCCGGCGACGAGCGCGTGGCCGCGGTGACCTTCACCGGATCCACCGCGGTGGGCAGACTGATCCACAGCCAGGTGGGCCCGCACCGGCGGGTGCAGTTGGAGATGGGTGGCAAGAACCCGGTGGTGGTGGCACCCGACGCCGACCCCGAACGCGCAGCTGCTCTGATCGTCAAGGGCGCCTTCGGCCTGTCCGGGCAGGCCTGCACCGGTACCAGCCGGGTGATCGTCACCGAGGCCAACCACGACGCCGTGGTCGATGCCGTTGTCGCGCGCGCCGAAGCGCTGCAGGTGGGCCCCGGCGCCGACACCGGCATCGACATGGGTGCACTCGCCAGCGCCGAGCAGCACAAGAAATTCCTGGGCTACGTCCAGGCCGGCATCGAGGACGGCGCCACCTTGCGCTGCGGCGGCGAGGACACCGGTGGCAACGGATTCTTCGTGCGTCCCGCGGTGTTCACCGACGCCACCGCAGGCATGCGCATCGTCGACGAAGAGGTGTTCGGACCGTTGATCGCCGTGCAACGGGTGAGCACCCTCGACGACGCCATCGACGCGGCCAACAACACCGAGTTCGGGCTCTCGGCCGCCATCGTCACCAACGACCTCACCGTCGCCCAGGAGTTCTCCCGCCGCTCGAAGACCGGGCTGGTCAAGATCAATCAGCCCACCACCGGGATGGCGATGAACGCGCCGTTCGGCGGCTACAAAGCGTCCTCGACCGCCACCTTCAAAGAGCAGGCCGGCGCGTCGATGATCGAGTTCTACCTCAACGAGAAGACCATCTATATGAATCCGGGACTGTGACATGACTGATCAGATCGACGACACCACAACCGAATTCGTCAGGGTGGCGCGCTCCGGCCAGGTGCCGGAGGGCATCGTGCGCCGGTTCTACGCCGGCGAGCACGAATTCGCCGTGGCGCGGTTGAAGGGCAAGGCGTACGCCACCTCCAATTACTGCACGCATCTGGACTGCCTGCTGTCGTCGGGCAAGCTGCGCGACGACGGGATCGGCTGCTCCTGCCACGGCAGTGCGTTCGACCTGGAGACCGGCGAACCGATCAGCCCACCGGCCACCGAACCCATCAAGACCTATCCCTGCCAGGAGCGTGACGGCGAGATCTTCGTCGGGGTCAATCCCGGTGAGGCACCGTCCGGCCCCACCCGGCGGCAGCGTCGGCAAGGATGACACCCGTGCGCCCGCCCACCCTGTCGGCCTCGGCCATGGTCAGCAGCAGCCATCCCGCTGCCAGCCTGGCCGGCGCCCGAGTCCTGGCCGACGGCGGCAACGCCGTCGATGCCACCCTGGCGATGGCCGCGATGACGTGGCTCACCCTGCCCGGTCAGTGCGGTATCGGCGGCGACGCGTTCGCCGTGGTCCGCGAACCGGACGGGCGGGTCTGGACCGTCAACGGGTCCGGCTTCGGGCCCGACGGCGGCACCGCGGACTTCTACCGGGCGCAGGGAATGTCGCGCATCCCCAGGGTCGGGCCGCTGTCGGTCACGGTGCCGGGTGCACCCGCGGCGCTGACGGCGCTGCACGCCCACGGTGGCACCCGGGCGCTCTCCGAGCTGTGGGCGCCGGTGGCCGACGCCGCCGAACGTGGGCTGCCCTGCTCGGCGCGCACCGCCGGCGACGTGGCGGAGGCACTGCACGACGGCGACCCCGGGCTGCTGTCGGTGTACGCGCGGGCGCAGGTGGGCACCCAGCTGCCCCAACCCGATCTGGCCGCGACCATCCGCCGGCTCGCCGACGACCCGGCCTGGTTCTACACCGGCGAGTTCGCGCAGCGCGCGGTGGCGATGTTGCAGGCTGACGACGTTCCCTTCTCCGGCGACGAATGGGCGGCCGGGGCCGCGGTGGCGCGGGAGGGCGCGATCACCGGCCGCTACGCCGGTGCCGTGGTGCATCAGACCCCGCTGCCGACGCCGGGCTGGATGGTGCTGCAGCAGGCGGCACTCTGCGACGCGGCCGTCGGCTTCAGCGGATGGCTCTCGGCCCCGGCCGTCGATCGGATGGCCCGGGCCGCGCGGTTGACCTTCGCTGATCGATTTGTGTTGTGCGGCAATGACAATGACGGTTCCCGTTATGTGCTGGATCCGGATCGTATTCGCGCGCAGCGCCGCGATCTGGACGAGCGCACCGAAGCGCGCACACCCGTCGACGTCGGCGCCGGCGACACCACCTCCACCGTCGCGGTGGATTCCGAGGGCCGGGCCGTCAGCTTCATCCACTCGCTCGGGTTCACCTTCGGCGCCATGATCACCGTGCCGGGCACCGGGGTGGTGCTCAACAACCGCCTGGGACGCGGGGCATATCTGATCGAGGGACACCCCAACGAGGTGGCGCCGCGGCGCAAGCCGCTGCACACCCTGAACGCCTGGGTGGTCACCGACGACGCCGGCGAGCTGCTGCACGTGGGCAACACCCCCGGCGGCGACGGGCAGGTGCAGTGGAACATGCAGCTGCTCTCGCACCTGCTCGACCACGGGCTGGACCCGGCCGAGGCCGTAGCCGCACCGCGGTTCACCGTGTTCCCCGGCTCGGACGCAGACGTCATCGGCGCCCCCGACGAGTTGCGCGTCGAAGAGACGCTGCCCGAGCCGGTCCGGCGGGAGCTGGCCGAGCACCACCACGTCGTGGTGCAGCCGGCCCTGGGCGGCGGCGGCAGCGCGCAGGTGATCTCGCGGGACGAGCGCGGCATCCTCTTCGGTGCCGCCGACCCGCGCCAGGAAGGGATCGCCCTCGGTGTGGGGTGAACCCGGTGTCGACTGACGCCCCGCCGCCGCAGGGTGACTACATCCCCGCGGTGCTGCACGACGGCGTGGTCCACACCGCCGGGATGACGCCGCGACGCGACGGGGTGCTGCTGGTCAGCGGCATCGTGGGGGAGACGTTGAGCGTCGAGGAAGCCCGTGCGGCGGCGGCCATCGCCGTGGGAAACGCCCTGGCTGCGGTCCGTTCCGTGCTGCCCGCGGGCGCAGGCCTGCGGTGTCTGAAGATGACGGTGTTCATTGCGTGTGCGCCGGGCTTCACCCAGCTCAGCGCGGTCGCCGACGGTGCCTCCGCCGTGATCGCCGAACAGCTGGGCCGCCCAGGTCTGCCCGCGCGGTCGGCCATCGGCGTACTGTCGCTGCCGTCCGGTGCCCCCGTCGAGGTGGAGCTCACCGCCGCTGTGGTGTAACTCGCGCGCCGAAACCGACGTTTTCCGTCGGCCACTCGGGCGGTGTCACGAGCAGGGATTTGGAGCAAAGCTGGCTGTCACCTAGACTCTAGGGGTTGCCGTGGGCAGACCTCGGCTGTCGCCTGTGCTCAGGAGATGGCTCTGCGTGCCTTTCGACAACAAAGACCGCGCACGACAGGTTTATCAGCCTGCCCGGAATCCGGGGAGGGTGGCTTCTCCTGGCGTGCACACAGATAAATCAGGTCTGAGGAGATCTAGTGATTCAGCAGGAATCGCGGCTCAAGGTCGCCGACAACACGGGCGCCAAGGAGATCTTGTGCATCCGCGTGCTCGGCGGCTCGTCGCGGCGCTACGCCGGCATCGGTGATGTCATCGTGGCGACCGTCAAGGACGCCATCCCGGGCGGCAACGTCAAGCGTGGCGACGTCGTCAAGGCCGTTGTGGTGCGCACCGTCAAGGAGCGTCGTCGCGCCGACGGCAGCTACATCAAGTTCGACGAGAACGCCGCCGTCATCATCAAGGCCGACAACGATCCGCGCGGCACCCGCATCTTCGGCCCGGTCGGGCGCGAGCTGCGTGAGAAGCGCTTCATGAAGATCGTCTCGCTGGCTCCGGAGGTTTTGTAAATGAAGGTCCGCAAGGGCGACACCGTGCTCGTCATCTCGGGCAAGGACAAGGGCGCCAAGGGCAAGGTCCTGGTGGCCTACCCCGACCGCGAGCGCGTGCTCGTCGAGGGCGTCAACCGCATCAAG from Mycolicibacterium tokaiense includes the following:
- a CDS encoding gamma-glutamyltransferase family protein, whose product is MTPVRPPTLSASAMVSSSHPAASLAGARVLADGGNAVDATLAMAAMTWLTLPGQCGIGGDAFAVVREPDGRVWTVNGSGFGPDGGTADFYRAQGMSRIPRVGPLSVTVPGAPAALTALHAHGGTRALSELWAPVADAAERGLPCSARTAGDVAEALHDGDPGLLSVYARAQVGTQLPQPDLAATIRRLADDPAWFYTGEFAQRAVAMLQADDVPFSGDEWAAGAAVAREGAITGRYAGAVVHQTPLPTPGWMVLQQAALCDAAVGFSGWLSAPAVDRMARAARLTFADRFVLCGNDNDGSRYVLDPDRIRAQRRDLDERTEARTPVDVGAGDTTSTVAVDSEGRAVSFIHSLGFTFGAMITVPGTGVVLNNRLGRGAYLIEGHPNEVAPRRKPLHTLNAWVVTDDAGELLHVGNTPGGDGQVQWNMQLLSHLLDHGLDPAEAVAAPRFTVFPGSDADVIGAPDELRVEETLPEPVRRELAEHHHVVVQPALGGGGSAQVISRDERGILFGAADPRQEGIALGVG
- a CDS encoding aldehyde dehydrogenase family protein, with the translated sequence MIEGLNFIGGNWVPAVSGATFTRSNPADPGDVIGAFPDSGADDVRLAVDSLAAAAPAWAATSPERRAGILEAAAAQLESRSDQLIAELVREEGKTLAEATMEVSRTPMNLRFYAAEATRSCGATYPVAGQTLLYTVREPIGIVGAITPWNFPLNIPSRKLGPALAVGNPVLFKPSEITPLMGQRLVEALLAGGLPPEVIALVQGGGAAGAAVAGDERVAAVTFTGSTAVGRLIHSQVGPHRRVQLEMGGKNPVVVAPDADPERAAALIVKGAFGLSGQACTGTSRVIVTEANHDAVVDAVVARAEALQVGPGADTGIDMGALASAEQHKKFLGYVQAGIEDGATLRCGGEDTGGNGFFVRPAVFTDATAGMRIVDEEVFGPLIAVQRVSTLDDAIDAANNTEFGLSAAIVTNDLTVAQEFSRRSKTGLVKINQPTTGMAMNAPFGGYKASSTATFKEQAGASMIEFYLNEKTIYMNPGL
- the rplN gene encoding 50S ribosomal protein L14; this encodes MIQQESRLKVADNTGAKEILCIRVLGGSSRRYAGIGDVIVATVKDAIPGGNVKRGDVVKAVVVRTVKERRRADGSYIKFDENAAVIIKADNDPRGTRIFGPVGRELREKRFMKIVSLAPEVL
- a CDS encoding Rieske (2Fe-2S) protein — encoded protein: MTDQIDDTTTEFVRVARSGQVPEGIVRRFYAGEHEFAVARLKGKAYATSNYCTHLDCLLSSGKLRDDGIGCSCHGSAFDLETGEPISPPATEPIKTYPCQERDGEIFVGVNPGEAPSGPTRRQRRQG
- a CDS encoding RidA family protein, producing the protein MSTDAPPPQGDYIPAVLHDGVVHTAGMTPRRDGVLLVSGIVGETLSVEEARAAAAIAVGNALAAVRSVLPAGAGLRCLKMTVFIACAPGFTQLSAVADGASAVIAEQLGRPGLPARSAIGVLSLPSGAPVEVELTAAVV